In the Paenibacillus sp. FSL H7-0357 genome, one interval contains:
- a CDS encoding ABC transporter substrate-binding protein, which yields MNKMTKGVLCTFLTATLLAGCGSNNGTNNSNAAEEGNTGSGTAKSVTLKMFIAQPRFKEQYDNYIAEFVKKEKADKNIDVSVQLEMPTADNASQILKTRLASNDAPDIFAIHAVNEIPSYYKAGYLEDLTDQPFVGKLLDSVKPSVTTTDGKVVALPLETLSWGYLYNKTIFAENGLTPPTTLTEMKAVTEKLKAKNVTPFVLSYKESWIPQLVLPLAVGGMMKTADPEFVNKMNKDEGSFTEMKSAIFDVFDLINANGTAKATEVGGDDGAAAFAAGKGAMWLMGPWYAETILKSNPDLDFGVAPLPISDNADATLINLSASTSLAVSPTSKNKEVALDFLNYVLDDQASNGLFQAMKFNPVSTVHTYESYPWITEATTYVKAGKSVQDPAIPQSVKDEVGKGLQAYYAGQMSQDDVLKALDKAWKSYNKVNK from the coding sequence ATGAACAAGATGACCAAAGGTGTACTCTGTACATTCCTCACCGCCACACTGCTGGCCGGCTGCGGCAGCAATAACGGTACAAACAACAGCAATGCTGCGGAAGAAGGAAATACAGGCAGCGGTACAGCCAAAAGCGTTACCCTGAAGATGTTCATCGCGCAGCCGCGCTTTAAGGAACAATATGATAATTATATTGCCGAGTTCGTGAAGAAAGAGAAAGCGGACAAAAATATCGATGTTTCCGTACAGCTCGAAATGCCGACGGCGGACAATGCCTCGCAAATTCTGAAGACGCGCCTGGCCTCCAATGATGCACCGGATATATTCGCTATCCATGCTGTGAACGAAATTCCATCCTATTACAAGGCCGGGTACCTGGAAGACCTGACAGATCAGCCCTTCGTCGGCAAGCTGCTGGACAGCGTGAAGCCCTCTGTAACCACTACGGACGGCAAGGTTGTGGCGCTGCCGCTGGAAACCCTGTCCTGGGGCTACCTGTATAACAAGACCATATTTGCCGAGAATGGCCTGACCCCGCCGACAACGCTGACAGAGATGAAGGCCGTCACTGAGAAGCTGAAGGCGAAGAATGTGACGCCGTTCGTGCTCTCTTATAAAGAATCATGGATTCCGCAGCTGGTGCTTCCGCTGGCTGTAGGGGGGATGATGAAAACTGCGGACCCTGAATTCGTGAACAAGATGAATAAGGATGAGGGCTCCTTTACCGAGATGAAATCCGCGATCTTTGATGTGTTCGATCTCATCAACGCAAACGGCACGGCGAAGGCCACCGAAGTCGGCGGCGATGACGGTGCGGCGGCATTTGCCGCTGGCAAGGGAGCTATGTGGCTGATGGGACCGTGGTATGCGGAAACCATTCTGAAGTCGAACCCGGATCTGGATTTCGGTGTTGCTCCGCTGCCGATCAGCGACAATGCGGATGCGACCCTGATCAATCTCAGCGCCTCGACTTCGCTCGCGGTATCCCCGACCAGCAAGAACAAGGAGGTTGCGCTTGATTTCCTGAATTATGTGCTGGATGATCAAGCCTCCAACGGCCTATTCCAGGCAATGAAATTCAATCCGGTGTCCACGGTGCACACCTATGAGAGCTATCCTTGGATCACCGAAGCGACCACCTATGTCAAAGCTGGCAAGTCGGTGCAGGACCCGGCGATTCCGCAATCCGTCAAGGATGAGGTGGGCAAAGGACTGCAGGCTTATTATGCCGGACAAATGAGCCAGGATGATGTGCTCAAGGCGCTCGACAAAGCCTGGAAATCCTACAACAAGGTAAATAAATAA
- a CDS encoding carbohydrate ABC transporter permease — MPVKRYKSVVSLLAFVAPAFIIYSLFLLIPTIGGMYYSFTDWNGLNRNYSFIGLGNFIEALREDPDFVHALLFTLKYVLFMIVLQNVFALVLAVFIETKTRTKGFFRTIFFMPNMISTIISAFMWTFVFSQVLPQLAEKTAASFLDQLWIGDPSVSFYSIIIVSLWNGVGYMMIIYLAALQGVPQSLKEAAVIDGASPFQTFRKVTMPMITHAVTICFFLTLNGAFKVFEVVYGLTGGGPGRSTQVITMNIYEEAFSNNFRYGYASAKSVILFVIILLFTFIQIGVMKRKEVEA; from the coding sequence ATGCCGGTCAAGCGCTATAAAAGTGTTGTTTCGCTGCTTGCTTTCGTTGCACCCGCATTTATCATTTATTCATTGTTTCTGCTGATTCCGACCATCGGCGGCATGTACTACAGCTTCACGGACTGGAACGGGCTGAACCGCAATTATTCTTTTATCGGCCTCGGCAATTTCATTGAAGCGCTGCGCGAGGACCCGGATTTCGTACACGCCTTGCTCTTTACGTTGAAATACGTGCTGTTCATGATCGTATTGCAAAATGTATTCGCACTTGTGCTCGCCGTGTTCATTGAGACAAAAACAAGAACCAAAGGTTTTTTCCGGACGATCTTCTTCATGCCAAATATGATCAGCACCATCATCAGCGCTTTTATGTGGACCTTCGTGTTCTCCCAAGTGCTGCCGCAGCTTGCCGAGAAGACGGCAGCGTCCTTCCTGGACCAGCTGTGGATCGGAGATCCCAGCGTTTCCTTCTATTCGATCATTATCGTATCGCTGTGGAATGGCGTCGGCTATATGATGATTATATATTTGGCCGCCCTGCAGGGGGTGCCGCAAAGCCTGAAGGAAGCTGCCGTCATTGACGGGGCCAGCCCGTTCCAGACCTTCCGCAAGGTGACGATGCCGATGATTACGCATGCGGTTACGATCTGTTTTTTCCTTACGCTGAACGGGGCATTCAAGGTATTTGAGGTGGTATACGGGCTTACCGGCGGCGGTCCGGGACGCAGTACACAGGTCATTACGATGAATATCTACGAAGAGGCGTTCTCCAACAACTTCCGTTACGGGTATGCCAGCGCCAAATCGGTGATTCTGTTCGTAATTATCCTGCTCTTCACCTTTATCCAGATCGGTGTCATGAAGAGAAAAGAGGTGGAAGCATGA
- a CDS encoding carbohydrate ABC transporter permease — translation MRLRKGANLFITLFLCIGAVLSFFPIYLAIINSVKTQGEMFASFTALPTKLHFENYSQAFSKINLLSSTLNSVIVSVIGIGGIIFCAALAGYKLSRTSGRLSAAIFSLFIASMLVPFHSIMIPLTRMAKALHVSGSTYGLAVIYIGLGVNMAIFLYHGFVKSIPRELEEAARIDGCGEFQTFFRIIFPLLLPITVTIAILDFLWIWNDFLLPLLMLTDSTKYTLILSTNTLFGEYNKEWSLILAALVLTALPVIVIYGFFQKFIMQGIAEGAIKG, via the coding sequence ATGAGACTGAGAAAGGGAGCCAACCTATTCATCACGCTGTTTCTCTGCATCGGTGCTGTCCTGTCCTTTTTCCCGATTTATCTGGCGATTATCAATTCCGTGAAAACCCAAGGCGAGATGTTCGCTTCCTTCACGGCGCTGCCAACCAAGCTTCACTTTGAGAACTACAGCCAGGCTTTTAGCAAAATCAACCTGCTGAGCAGCACCCTGAACTCGGTTATTGTCTCGGTCATCGGTATTGGAGGCATCATTTTCTGCGCTGCCCTGGCCGGTTACAAGCTGTCCCGGACCTCCGGCAGACTTAGCGCGGCGATCTTCTCGCTATTCATTGCTTCCATGCTGGTACCGTTTCATTCGATTATGATTCCGCTTACACGGATGGCTAAAGCACTGCATGTCAGCGGCAGCACCTACGGCCTTGCTGTGATCTACATTGGTCTTGGAGTGAACATGGCGATCTTCCTGTACCACGGCTTTGTGAAGTCGATCCCCCGCGAGCTGGAGGAAGCGGCACGGATTGACGGCTGCGGTGAGTTCCAGACCTTCTTCCGCATCATCTTTCCACTCTTGCTGCCGATTACGGTAACCATTGCGATTCTGGACTTCCTGTGGATCTGGAATGACTTCCTGCTGCCGCTGCTGATGCTCACCGACTCTACCAAATATACGCTGATTCTATCGACCAACACACTGTTCGGAGAGTACAATAAGGAGTGGTCGCTGATTCTGGCGGCGCTGGTGCTGACTGCACTTCCTGTGATCGTTATCTATGGATTTTTCCAAAAGTTTATTATGCAGGGCATTGCCGAAGGGGCAATAAAAGGCTAA